The Parus major isolate Abel chromosome 5, Parus_major1.1, whole genome shotgun sequence genome contains a region encoding:
- the LOC107206175 gene encoding cobalamin binding intrinsic factor-like isoform X2, with amino-acid sequence MFGMALGIGVLLALVGCTATESCVAPQDMVSQLLQRLEGSVNFEEAANPSVLLAMNLAGGDSDGPIHKWLLQELKEEAVRRAQKDMTSGQVALHVLALLSSCQDPQHVHALEQTLNLIHVLQQKTDEEMAELEAEGIPKTTLYSVGLDTLALCLADAGGAQGPSVALAKQVLSPESHLSVDTRAVVALALACVYNYVELQDVRDLLQEALWTVSNSFLDEQEKGSGMIGNIYSMGLALQVLEATRKFYAPRKWDCAQAFSVVFAHDYQQPMAIAQVLPALVGKSYLDVAGLDCAATQDMSPSRQLSLSPMLGTHGVPRAPIQVTYSITNKLQGKHFHYSTTVTVPSGSTLLEVMEVAEEENPQIFSFQTEQTSWGPYVTSIHGLAGSTDDRTYWQFLSAGDALDEGVGTYKPHDGEHIQAVFSTY; translated from the exons ATGTTTGGCATGGCTTTGGGCATCGGGGTCCTGCTGGCCCTGGTGGGCTGCACGGCCACCGAGAGCTGTG TGGCCCCACAGGACATGgtttcccagctgctccagcgTTTGGAGGGATCTGTGAATTTCGAGGAGGCAGCAAATCCCAGTGTCCTGCTGGCCATGAACCTGGCTGGGGGGGACAGTGATGGTCCCATCCACAAGTGGCTGCTCCAAGAGCTCAAGGAGGAGGCAGTGAGAAGAGCCCAGAAAG ACATGACATCGGGACAGGTGGCTCTGCACGTCCTtgccctcctctcctcctgccaggATCCGCAGCATGTCCATGCCCTGGAGCAGACCCTCAACCTGATCCatgttctgcagcagaaaacagatgAGGAGATGGCTGAACTGG AGGCCGAGGGGATTCCCAAAACTACCCTGTACAGTGTGGGCCTGGACACCCTGGCCCTGTGCCTGGCTGACGCGGGTGGTGCTCAGGGGCCATCGGTGGCCCTGGCCAAGCAGGTGCTGAGCCCTGAGAGCCACCTCTCCGTGG ACACCCGGGCCGTGGTGGCACTGGCACTGGCCTGCGTCTACAACTATGTGGAGCTCCAGGACGTGCGGGATCTGCTCCAGGAGGCACTTTGGACAGTGAGCAACAGCTTCCTGGATGAGCAGGAGAAAGGGAGTGGCATGATTGGAAATATCTACAGCATGGGGCTGGCCCTGCAG GTGCTGGAGGCCACAAGGAAGTTTTATGCCCCACGGAAGTGGGACTGTGCCCAGGCCTTCTCTGTGGTGTTTGCCCACGACTACCAGCAGCCCATGGCCATCGcccaggtgctgccagccctggtggGCAAGTCCTACCTGGATGTGGCTGGCCTGGACTGCGCTGCCACCCAGGATATGTCCCCAAGCCGACAGTTGTCCCTGTCTCCAATGCTGGGGACACACGGTGTTCCCAGAG cccccaTCCAGGTGACTTACTCCATCACCAACAAGCTCCAAGGAAAACACTTCCACTACTCAACCACAGTGACAGTCCCAAGTGGCTCCACTCTTCTCGAGGTGATGGAGGTGGCAGAAGAGGAGAACCCCCAAATATTTAG CTTCCAAACAGAACAGACATCCTGGGGTCCCTATGTGACCTCCATCCATGGGCTGGCTGGCAGCACGGATGACAGGACCTACTGGCAATTTCTCAGTGCTGGGGATGCCCTCGATGAAG GGGTTGGAACCTACAAACCACACGACGGGGAGCACATCCAG GCTGTCTTCAGCACCTACTGA
- the TMEM258 gene encoding transmembrane protein 258: MGKRLALAAPPSRPHFHFRRRRRPDVWRRERSRRVAAGTGDMELEAMSRYTSPVNPAVFPHLTVVLLAIGMFFTAWFFVYEVTSTKYTRDIYKELLISLVASLFMGFGVLFLLLWVGIYV, from the exons ATGGGGAAGCGGCTCGCGCTCGCCGCGCCTCCTTCCCGTCCTCACTTCCACTTCCGGCGGCGGAGGAGGCCGGACGTGTGGCGGCGGGAGCGGAGCCGACGTGTCGCAGCAGGGACCGGCGACATG GAGCTGGAGGCGATGAGCAGATACACGAGCCCGGTGAACCCGGCCGTGTTCCCGCACCTCACCGTGGTGCTGCTGGCCATCGGCATGTTCTTCACCGCCTGGTTCTTCGT CTACGAGGTGACATCCACCAAGTACACCCGGGACATCTACAAGGAGCTGCTGATCTCGCTGGTGGCCTCGCTCTTCATGGGCTTCGGCgtcctcttcctgctgctctgggtcGGGATCTACGTCTGA
- the FEN1 gene encoding flap endonuclease 1: MGIHGLAKLIADVAPAAIRENDIKSYFGRKVAIDASMSIYQFLIAVRQGADVLQNEDGETTSHLMGMFYRTIRMVENGIKPVYVFDGKPPQLKSGELAKRTERRAEAEKHLQEAQEAGEEENIEKYSKRLVKVTPQHTQECKKLLTLMGIPYVEAPGEAEASCAALVKAGKVYAAATEDMDCLTFGSPVLMRHLTASETKKLPIQEFHLNRILQDLQLTWEQFVDLCILLGCDYCASIRGIGPKRAVELIREHKSIEKIVQQLDTKKYPLPENWLHREAQKLFLEPDVIDPDTVELKWSEPDEEQLVQFMCGEKQFNEERIRNGVKRLSKSRQGSTQGRLDDFFKVTGSITSAKRKEPEPKGAAKKKTKTNSKPNGTSATKTKKAK; the protein is encoded by the coding sequence aTGGGAATCCATGGCTTGGCCAAGCTTATTGCCGACGTGGCTCCCGCGGCCATCCGGGAGAACGACATCAAGTCCTACTTTGGCCGGAAAGTGGCCATCGATGCCTCCATGAGCATCTACCAGTTCCTGATCGCTGTGCGGCAGGGAGCCGACGTGCTCCAGAATGAGGATGGGGAGACCACCAGCCACCTCATGGGAATGTTCTACCGCACCATCCGCATGGTGGAGAACGGCATCAAGCCAGTGTACGTGTTTGATGGGAAGCCCCCGCAGCTGAAGTCCGGGGAGCTGGCCAAGCGCACGGAGCGCCGAGCCGAGGCAGAGAAGCACCTGCAGGAAGCGCAggaagcaggggaggaggagaacaTTGAGAAGTACAGCAAGAGGCTGGTCAAGGTGACCCCGCAGCACACGCAGGAGTGCAAGAAGCTGCTGACGCTGATGGGCATTCCCTACGTGGAGGCACCCGGAGAGGCAGAGGCCAGCTGTGCCGCCCTGGTGAAGGCTGGGAAGGTTTATGCCGCCGCCACAGAGGACATGGATTGCCTCACCTTCGGCAGCCCCGTTCTGATGCGGCACCTCACAGCCAGTGAGACCAAGAAACTGCCCATCCAGGAGTTCCACCTGAACCGGATCCTGCAGGATCTGCAGCTGACCTGGGAGCAGTTTGTGGACCTGTGCATCCTGCTGGGCTGCGACTACTGCGCCAGCATCCGCGGCATCGGGCCGAAGCGCGCTGTGGAGCTCATCCGGGAGCACAAATCCATCGAGAAGATCGTGCAGCAGCTCGACACCAAGAAATACCCCCTGCCCGAGAACTGGCTGCACAGGGAGGCCCAGAAGCTCTTCCTGGAGCCCGATGTGATTGATCCCGACACCGTGGAGCTGAAGTGGAGCGAGCCAGACGAGGAGCAGCTGGTGCAGTTCATGTGCGGGGAGAAGCAGTTCAACGAGGAGCGCATCCGCAACGGCGTTAAGAGGCTGAGCAAGAGCCGCCAGGGAAGCACCCAGGGCCGGCTCGACGACTTCTTCAAGGTCACCGGATCCATCACCTCGGCCAAGCGCAAGGAACCGGAGCCCAAGGGAGCAGCCAAGAAGAAAACCAAGACCAACTCCAAGCCCAATGGCACCTCAGCCACAAAGactaaaaaggcaaaataa
- the LOC107206175 gene encoding cobalamin binding intrinsic factor-like isoform X1: MFGMALGIGVLLALVGCTATESCVAPQDMVSQLLQRLEGSVNFEEAANPSVLLAMNLAGGDSDGPIHKWLLQELKEEAVRRAQKDMTSGQVALHVLALLSSCQDPQHVHALEQTLNLIHVLQQKTDEEMAELEAEGIPKTTLYSVGLDTLALCLADAGGAQGPSVALAKQVLSPESHLSVDTRAVVALALACVYNYVELQDVRDLLQEALWTVSNSFLDEQEKGSGMIGNIYSMGLALQVLEATRKFYAPRKWDCAQAFSVVFAHDYQQPMAIAQVLPALVGKSYLDVAGLDCAATQDMSPSRQLSLSPMLGTHGVPRAPIQVTYSITNKLQGKHFHYSTTVTVPSGSTLLEVMEVAEEENPQIFSFQTEQTSWGPYVTSIHGLAGSTDDRTYWQFLSAGDALDEGVGTYKPHDGEHIQAVFSTY, from the exons ATGTTTGGCATGGCTTTGGGCATCGGGGTCCTGCTGGCCCTGGTGGGCTGCACGGCCACCGAGAGCTGTG TGGCCCCACAGGACATGgtttcccagctgctccagcgTTTGGAGGGATCTGTGAATTTCGAGGAGGCAGCAAATCCCAGTGTCCTGCTGGCCATGAACCTGGCTGGGGGGGACAGTGATGGTCCCATCCACAAGTGGCTGCTCCAAGAGCTCAAGGAGGAGGCAGTGAGAAGAGCCCAGAAAG ACATGACATCGGGACAGGTGGCTCTGCACGTCCTtgccctcctctcctcctgccaggATCCGCAGCATGTCCATGCCCTGGAGCAGACCCTCAACCTGATCCatgttctgcagcagaaaacagatgAGGAGATGGCTGAACTGG AGGCCGAGGGGATTCCCAAAACTACCCTGTACAGTGTGGGCCTGGACACCCTGGCCCTGTGCCTGGCTGACGCGGGTGGTGCTCAGGGGCCATCGGTGGCCCTGGCCAAGCAGGTGCTGAGCCCTGAGAGCCACCTCTCCGTGG ACACCCGGGCCGTGGTGGCACTGGCACTGGCCTGCGTCTACAACTATGTGGAGCTCCAGGACGTGCGGGATCTGCTCCAGGAGGCACTTTGGACAGTGAGCAACAGCTTCCTGGATGAGCAGGAGAAAGGGAGTGGCATGATTGGAAATATCTACAGCATGGGGCTGGCCCTGCAG GTGCTGGAGGCCACAAGGAAGTTTTATGCCCCACGGAAGTGGGACTGTGCCCAGGCCTTCTCTGTGGTGTTTGCCCACGACTACCAGCAGCCCATGGCCATCGcccaggtgctgccagccctggtggGCAAGTCCTACCTGGATGTGGCTGGCCTGGACTGCGCTGCCACCCAGGATATGTCCCCAAGCCGACAGTTGTCCCTGTCTCCAATGCTGGGGACACACGGTGTTCCCAGAG cccccaTCCAGGTGACTTACTCCATCACCAACAAGCTCCAAGGAAAACACTTCCACTACTCAACCACAGTGACAGTCCCAAGTGGCTCCACTCTTCTCGAGGTGATGGAGGTGGCAGAAGAGGAGAACCCCCAAATATTTAG CTTCCAAACAGAACAGACATCCTGGGGTCCCTATGTGACCTCCATCCATGGGCTGGCTGGCAGCACGGATGACAGGACCTACTGGCAATTTCTCAGTGCTGGGGATGCCCTCGATGAAG GGGTTGGAACCTACAAACCACACGACGGGGAGCACATCCAGGCTGTCTTCAGCACCTACTGA